Below is a window of Drosophila willistoni isolate 14030-0811.24 chromosome XR unlocalized genomic scaffold, UCI_dwil_1.1 Seg144, whole genome shotgun sequence DNA.
CACCTATGGCGCCCTGGTCACCCAAATGCTGCGTGACTTTGAGAACGTCGAGGATGTAAACAAACAATTGGAGCGCATTGGCTACAACATGGGCATGCGTCTGATCGAGGACTTTCTGGCTCGCACTTCGGCGCCCCGTTGCCTGGAGATGCGGGAGACAGCCGATCGGATACAGCAGGCATTTCGCATATATCTCAATATACAGCCAACTATATCGAATTGGTCGGCGGCCAGTGATGAGTTCTCGCTAATCTTTGATTCGAATCCATTGACGGAATTTGTTGAGCTGCCAGCGGACTTGACCAATTTGCGTTATTCGGCCATACTAAGTGGTTGCATACGTGGTGCCCTCGAGATGGTACAATTGGAGGTGCAGTGCTGGTTTGTACAGGTAAGGAcatctgtctctctctctctctctctctgtttctgtgTGTATGGGGTGTGTGGGAttgatatgtgtgtgtgtgtgtggattttgtggaatactttttttttattatcttGAATCTTctaatttttggtttcttgGCAGGATCAGCTCAAAGGCGACAATGTGACGGAGTTGCGCGTAAAGTTTGTGCGACGTCTCGAGGAGGTCATACCAGCTGGAGAGGATTAAAACAATACAGAATATACAGAGAAGCAGATcagaagaagaacaacaacaacaacaagatgaaggagatatatatatatatatagagaattTGATATGTTTAAGACGTTAGGCAGAGAGCTGGCTGGAGGCGTTAGAAGAAGCTGCATTCCggagcaaaaacaacaacaacaaaaaacaataaatttttgttttatgttttattcGAC
It encodes the following:
- the LOC6639022 gene encoding trafficking protein particle complex subunit 3, producing the protein MSRQATRLDAKKVNSEFLTLTYGALVTQMLRDFENVEDVNKQLERIGYNMGMRLIEDFLARTSAPRCLEMRETADRIQQAFRIYLNIQPTISNWSAASDEFSLIFDSNPLTEFVELPADLTNLRYSAILSGCIRGALEMVQLEVQCWFVQDQLKGDNVTELRVKFVRRLEEVIPAGED